One window from the genome of Rhodopseudomonas sp. P2A-2r encodes:
- a CDS encoding phage major capsid protein has protein sequence MGYTPSGGASNFAASNPADALIDLFHGIKTPYRANGVWMMNSTTLGAIRKFKDGQGRYLVNIQGLDNTPVTTILGRPVVEAPDMPDVGANTTPVIFGDFSQGYRIFDRTSLSILRDPYSQATNGMTRFHGRRRVAGGVGKAEAIRKLKIATS, from the coding sequence GTGGGCTACACCCCGTCGGGCGGCGCCAGCAACTTCGCCGCGTCGAATCCCGCTGATGCGCTGATCGATCTGTTCCACGGAATCAAGACGCCATACCGCGCCAACGGCGTTTGGATGATGAACAGCACCACGCTCGGCGCCATCCGCAAGTTCAAGGATGGCCAGGGCCGATATCTGGTCAACATCCAGGGTCTCGACAATACGCCGGTCACCACCATTCTCGGTCGGCCCGTGGTCGAAGCACCGGACATGCCTGACGTCGGTGCCAACACCACGCCGGTGATCTTCGGTGACTTCAGCCAGGGTTATCGCATTTTCGACCGCACCTCGCTGTCGATCCTACGCGACCCGTACAGCCAGGCCACCAACGGAATGACCCGCTTTCACGGTCGTCGTCGCGTCGCCGGTGGCGTCGGTAAGGCTGAAGCCATCCGCAAGCTCAAGATCGCAACGTCCTGA
- the kdpA gene encoding potassium-transporting ATPase subunit KdpA, with protein sequence MTFVGWIQILLYCAIVVALVKPLGWYMTRVFNGERTFLSPVLRPVEAGLYWMGGVDEKREQHWLTYTVAMLLFHVGGFLVLYAVLRLQALLPLNPAEQSAVAQDLSFNTAVSFITNTNWQNYGGESTLSYLTQMIGLTHQNFLSAATGIALAVAMIRGFSRSSMRTIGNFWVDVTRCTLYVLLPICIVYTLFLVWQGMPQTLGAYVDATTLEGAKQTIAVGPVASQVAIKMLGTNGGGFFNANAAHPFENPTALSNFIQMISIFALGAALTNVFGRMVGNQKQGWAILGVMGVLFIAGVAVTYGAEASGTSMLADLGLTGGNMEGKEVRFGIVASSLFAVITTAASCGAVNAMHDSFTAIGGMIPLINMQLGEIIIGGVGAGLYGMLLFVVLAIFVAGLMVGRTPEYVGKKIESREVKMAMLAILVLPLMYLGWTAVAVVLPSAVASMANAGPHGFTEVLYAFTSATGNNGSAFGGLTGNTFFYNLTLASSMFVGRFFMIVPAMALAGSLAAKKSIPASAGTLPTTGGLFVGLVVGVILIIGGLTFFPALALGPIVEHLAMSAHTLF encoded by the coding sequence ATGACTTTCGTTGGCTGGATTCAAATTCTTCTGTACTGCGCGATCGTCGTCGCGCTGGTAAAGCCGCTCGGCTGGTACATGACCCGCGTGTTCAATGGCGAGCGCACATTCCTGTCGCCGGTGCTGCGGCCGGTCGAGGCCGGCCTGTACTGGATGGGTGGCGTCGATGAGAAACGCGAGCAGCACTGGCTGACCTATACGGTGGCCATGCTGCTGTTCCATGTTGGGGGCTTCTTGGTTCTCTATGCGGTGCTGCGGCTGCAGGCGCTCCTGCCGCTCAATCCGGCCGAACAGTCGGCGGTGGCGCAGGACCTGTCGTTCAACACGGCGGTCTCCTTTATCACCAACACCAACTGGCAGAACTACGGCGGCGAAAGCACGCTGTCCTATCTGACCCAGATGATCGGCCTGACGCACCAGAATTTTCTGTCGGCAGCGACCGGAATTGCGCTCGCGGTGGCGATGATCCGCGGCTTCTCGCGCTCGTCGATGCGCACCATCGGCAATTTCTGGGTCGATGTGACGCGCTGCACGCTCTATGTGCTGCTGCCGATCTGCATCGTCTACACGCTGTTCCTGGTGTGGCAGGGCATGCCGCAGACGCTCGGTGCCTATGTCGACGCCACCACTCTTGAAGGCGCCAAGCAGACCATCGCGGTCGGCCCGGTGGCCTCCCAGGTTGCGATCAAGATGCTCGGCACCAATGGTGGCGGCTTCTTCAACGCCAACGCGGCGCATCCGTTCGAGAACCCGACGGCGTTGTCGAACTTCATTCAGATGATCTCGATCTTTGCGCTCGGTGCGGCCTTGACCAACGTGTTTGGCCGCATGGTCGGCAACCAGAAGCAGGGCTGGGCGATCCTGGGCGTGATGGGCGTGCTGTTTATCGCCGGCGTCGCCGTCACCTATGGCGCCGAGGCTTCCGGCACCAGCATGCTCGCCGATCTCGGCCTGACCGGCGGCAACATGGAGGGCAAGGAAGTCCGCTTCGGCATCGTCGCCTCCAGCCTGTTCGCCGTCATCACCACGGCGGCGTCGTGCGGCGCGGTCAATGCCATGCACGACAGCTTCACCGCGATCGGCGGCATGATCCCGCTGATCAACATGCAACTCGGAGAGATCATCATCGGTGGCGTCGGCGCTGGCCTTTACGGCATGCTGTTGTTCGTCGTGCTGGCGATCTTCGTCGCAGGCCTGATGGTCGGCCGCACGCCGGAGTATGTCGGCAAGAAGATCGAGTCGCGGGAGGTCAAGATGGCCATGCTCGCCATCCTGGTGCTGCCGCTGATGTATCTCGGCTGGACCGCGGTGGCGGTGGTGCTGCCTTCGGCGGTGGCGTCGATGGCCAATGCCGGCCCGCACGGCTTCACCGAGGTGCTGTACGCCTTCACCTCTGCGACCGGCAATAACGGTTCGGCGTTTGGCGGGCTCACCGGCAACACCTTCTTCTACAACCTGACGCTGGCCAGCTCAATGTTCGTCGGCCGGTTCTTCATGATCGTGCCGGCGATGGCGCTGGCGGGATCATTGGCTGCCAAAAAATCGATCCCGGCCTCGGCGGGGACCCTGCCGACCACGGGCGGACTGTTCGTCGGCCTGGTCGTTGGCGTGATCCTGATCATCGGCGGTCTCACCTTCTTCCCGGCGCTCGCGCTCGGACCGATCGTCGAGCACCTCGCGATGTCCGCCCACACCCTGTTCTGA
- the dapA gene encoding 4-hydroxy-tetrahydrodipicolinate synthase: MTSATHRTAWLAGCIPDLPTPFDDSDSIDLVALARLCERQIAAGCTAIVVGETAGEMATLTLDEHDAIVRAAVKTARGRVRVIAGAGSNSTSQAIELTRRSDAAGADAIMSVVPYYNKPMQSGISAHFAAVADCTELPIVLHDIPQRTMRVLADDTLLQLAVSPQFVGLRDGSGDITRPLRLRPLLRPGFRLLSGDDATAAGFATQGGDGWISMTAAVAPQLCRKLDDLRGHADLRSAQAIAGQLCRLTSALALDGTPAALKHALGLLGQVSARVRLPMVEPDTTAKATIAEVIAALYADMESCDVEHRLLLELSRL, from the coding sequence ATGACCAGCGCCACCCATCGCACCGCCTGGCTGGCGGGCTGCATTCCCGACCTGCCGACGCCATTCGACGACAGCGACAGCATCGACCTCGTCGCCCTCGCGCGCCTGTGCGAACGGCAGATCGCGGCGGGCTGCACCGCCATCGTGGTCGGCGAGACCGCCGGCGAGATGGCCACACTGACGCTGGACGAGCACGACGCCATCGTCCGCGCCGCGGTGAAGACCGCGCGCGGACGCGTCCGCGTCATCGCCGGCGCCGGCTCGAACTCCACCAGCCAGGCGATTGAGCTCACGCGGCGCTCCGATGCAGCGGGTGCCGACGCCATCATGTCGGTCGTCCCCTATTACAACAAGCCGATGCAGTCGGGCATATCAGCGCATTTTGCGGCGGTGGCCGACTGCACCGAGTTGCCGATCGTCCTGCACGACATTCCACAGCGTACGATGCGCGTCCTTGCCGACGACACACTGTTGCAACTCGCGGTCTCGCCGCAGTTTGTCGGCCTGCGCGACGGCTCCGGCGACATCACCCGTCCGCTGCGCCTAAGGCCGCTACTGCGACCCGGCTTTCGCCTGCTGTCCGGGGACGATGCGACTGCGGCCGGCTTTGCGACGCAGGGCGGCGACGGCTGGATCTCAATGACCGCTGCCGTGGCGCCGCAGCTCTGCCGCAAGCTCGATGATCTGCGAGGACACGCCGACCTGCGCAGCGCGCAGGCAATCGCCGGCCAGCTGTGCCGGCTGACCTCGGCGCTGGCATTGGACGGAACGCCGGCAGCGTTGAAACATGCGCTCGGCCTGCTCGGCCAGGTGTCAGCGCGGGTGCGCCTGCCAATGGTCGAGCCCGACACAACGGCAAAGGCCACAATCGCAGAGGTGATCGCAGCGCTTTACGCCGATATGGAAAGTTGCGACGTCGAGCATCGGCTCCTGCTAGAACTCAGCCGGCTCTAG
- a CDS encoding HNH endonuclease produces the protein MVVATGQRCGQPASVVDHIIPHRGDRARFWDRTNWQPLCTHCHASRKQSAEQQTGLRRSACQFEK, from the coding sequence ATGGTCGTGGCCACTGGCCAGCGCTGCGGCCAGCCTGCCAGCGTCGTCGACCACATTATCCCGCATCGTGGTGATCGCGCGCGGTTCTGGGATCGGACGAACTGGCAGCCCCTCTGCACCCACTGCCATGCCAGCAGGAAGCAATCAGCGGAGCAACAGACGGGCCTTCGCAGGTCCGCCTGTCAGTTCGAAAAGTGA
- a CDS encoding P27 family phage terminase small subunit, whose product MTAKVLKLVPSAVAGTAAAAPKGLTKPARAEWSRLAPLLRAKGTLTAENEPLLIAYVNALALIAECDRELGKGKLLIKSAGGTMRPHPLLGARNKAAQNALQFAKRLGIVGDGKAPPAAGGTDAWTDMDL is encoded by the coding sequence ATGACGGCAAAAGTGCTCAAACTGGTGCCGTCGGCGGTGGCGGGCACGGCCGCGGCAGCGCCGAAAGGCCTTACGAAACCGGCGCGCGCGGAGTGGTCGCGCCTGGCGCCGCTGCTGCGCGCCAAGGGCACGTTGACCGCCGAGAACGAGCCGCTGCTTATCGCCTACGTCAACGCGCTGGCGCTGATCGCCGAATGCGACAGGGAACTCGGCAAAGGCAAGCTCCTTATCAAAAGCGCCGGCGGCACCATGCGGCCTCACCCGCTGCTCGGCGCCCGCAACAAGGCCGCGCAGAACGCGCTGCAGTTCGCCAAACGGCTCGGCATCGTCGGCGACGGCAAGGCTCCTCCGGCCGCGGGAGGGACCGATGCTTGGACCGACATGGATCTTTGA
- a CDS encoding terminase TerL endonuclease subunit has product MQSGEIVDPHFLPIIFEADPSDTWDDEATWAKVLPGLPYGYPDLPSMRQLAREAKERPGDRAAFEQFFLGRRQDNSLSPFVQMAVFDEGRTEIDIDALAGRECWVAGDMASTTDLAAIVACFKDGDDLIVKCWAFVPADNLQARADRDGVQYPRWAKEGWLIPTPGNVIDYRVIEQHVRDLCDKYDVREIVFDPAYSAAVLSPLVEDGMPAITMQQGWKTQSPALNDLERAITGRRLKWDSPILRWCMENVAIHTDTAGNRLMHKGKSKDRIDLAVALWMAISRASAGDAGVSIYSSDARPDGLLFV; this is encoded by the coding sequence GTGCAATCCGGCGAGATCGTCGACCCGCACTTCCTGCCGATCATCTTCGAGGCCGACCCTTCCGACACATGGGATGACGAGGCGACCTGGGCAAAGGTGCTGCCCGGCCTGCCGTACGGCTATCCCGATCTCCCGTCGATGCGCCAGCTTGCGCGTGAAGCCAAGGAACGGCCCGGCGATCGCGCCGCGTTTGAGCAGTTCTTCCTCGGTCGTCGGCAGGACAATTCGCTCAGCCCGTTCGTCCAGATGGCAGTCTTCGATGAAGGCCGCACCGAGATTGACATCGATGCGCTGGCCGGCCGCGAATGCTGGGTCGCGGGCGACATGGCCAGCACCACCGACCTTGCGGCCATCGTGGCATGCTTCAAGGACGGTGACGATTTAATCGTGAAGTGCTGGGCCTTCGTGCCGGCCGACAACCTGCAGGCCCGTGCCGATCGCGACGGCGTACAGTATCCCCGCTGGGCGAAGGAAGGCTGGCTCATCCCGACGCCGGGCAATGTGATCGATTATCGAGTGATCGAGCAGCATGTTCGCGACCTCTGCGACAAATACGATGTTCGCGAGATCGTCTTCGACCCCGCCTATTCGGCCGCTGTGCTGTCTCCGCTCGTCGAGGACGGAATGCCCGCCATCACCATGCAGCAGGGTTGGAAAACACAGTCGCCAGCGCTGAACGATCTGGAGCGGGCCATCACCGGCCGGCGTCTGAAATGGGACTCGCCGATCCTCCGATGGTGCATGGAAAACGTCGCCATTCACACCGACACTGCCGGCAATCGCCTCATGCATAAAGGCAAGTCGAAAGACCGAATCGATCTCGCCGTCGCGTTGTGGATGGCCATTTCGCGCGCATCGGCCGGCGACGCCGGCGTCTCCATCTATTCTTCAGACGCGCGGCCCGACGGGCTACTGTTCGTTTAA
- a CDS encoding K(+)-transporting ATPase subunit F, with protein MMFDYTLAGLVSAGLLFYLTYALLRPERF; from the coding sequence ATGATGTTCGACTACACACTCGCCGGCCTCGTCTCGGCAGGACTGCTGTTTTACCTCACTTACGCTTTGCTGCGTCCCGAGCGGTTCTAA
- a CDS encoding DUF4145 domain-containing protein: MKNQTLNRRFAELSDQFVAVEASKKPFNNGFRPGGYSIEVDVFLNWTVKARNLLVTACGEKSEHYKQFIKTEEPSAYRTNHEALQQLGAIFNAAKEDFKGGYLSSLKSLVQAEVFDNELDQARELLSSGYKVAAAVIAGVVLETTLRQLCNDQGLSIGKLDRMNADLTKSGYYNSLVQKRITALADLRNKAAHGHADQFTETDVSEMISYVEGFVADRL, from the coding sequence ATGAAGAACCAGACTCTGAATCGACGATTTGCAGAGCTGTCAGATCAATTTGTCGCGGTCGAAGCCTCAAAGAAGCCGTTTAACAATGGATTTCGTCCTGGCGGATACTCAATCGAGGTCGATGTATTCCTGAACTGGACCGTAAAAGCAAGAAATCTGCTAGTAACTGCATGCGGCGAAAAGTCAGAGCATTATAAGCAATTCATAAAGACAGAAGAGCCTTCTGCCTACAGAACGAATCATGAGGCTCTTCAACAGCTGGGGGCAATCTTCAACGCTGCGAAAGAGGACTTTAAAGGCGGCTATCTTTCGAGTCTCAAAAGTCTGGTGCAGGCAGAAGTCTTTGACAACGAGCTTGATCAGGCTCGCGAGCTACTCTCGAGCGGATACAAGGTGGCAGCGGCTGTTATTGCCGGTGTTGTGTTAGAGACGACGCTTCGGCAGCTCTGTAACGACCAAGGTTTGTCAATCGGCAAGCTTGACCGTATGAATGCCGACTTAACCAAAAGCGGATACTATAACTCGCTTGTGCAAAAGCGCATTACAGCGCTGGCAGACCTGAGAAATAAAGCGGCGCATGGACACGCGGATCAATTCACGGAGACGGACGTTTCCGAGATGATTTCATACGTAGAGGGTTTTGTGGCGGATCGCCTGTAA
- a CDS encoding phage head-tail connector protein, giving the protein MLTVITAAESYDIATLAAVKAALGITGTAEDLTLPPLISRASAAIATACNRVLVEETVEETVRDARCGIMLQRYPVTSVTTVTEDGTGLVPADYEADLGCGIIERLRSDSVGCWARGRTVIRYRAGYTLETMPPDIVQALVMVVAQFRSQAARDPLLRAEETTDVERLEWQVGIDDGIPASVRALLVDHRRPAGA; this is encoded by the coding sequence ATGTTGACCGTCATCACCGCAGCCGAGAGTTATGACATTGCGACGCTCGCCGCCGTGAAAGCTGCGCTGGGCATCACCGGAACCGCCGAAGACCTCACGCTTCCGCCGCTGATCAGCCGGGCCAGCGCCGCGATCGCCACGGCATGCAATCGGGTGCTCGTCGAGGAGACGGTCGAGGAGACGGTACGCGACGCCCGCTGCGGCATCATGCTGCAGCGCTACCCGGTCACGTCTGTCACCACCGTCACAGAAGACGGCACCGGACTCGTCCCGGCCGATTACGAGGCCGATCTCGGTTGCGGCATCATTGAGAGGCTGCGCTCAGATAGCGTGGGATGCTGGGCGCGCGGTCGCACCGTCATCCGGTACCGGGCCGGCTACACCCTCGAGACCATGCCACCGGACATCGTGCAAGCCCTGGTCATGGTGGTCGCGCAGTTCCGCTCGCAGGCCGCCCGCGACCCGCTGCTGAGGGCCGAAGAGACCACCGACGTCGAACGCCTCGAATGGCAGGTTGGAATCGATGACGGGATTCCCGCCTCCGTGCGCGCGCTGCTGGTCGACCACCGCAGGCCAGCAGGCGCATGA
- a CDS encoding transcriptional regulator — MTKSPIEEYAEFRDVIWETDPHYKAFYGALIELNTETDRGIALVLTSFLDKILGEVLCAFFIDNEATKLLLVGFNAPLGTFNSRVAACHALGLISDDEAGRINIMRKVRNEFAHEIGVNFNEGRVKDLCNNLAADSATKPRDKFTHAGISILIPLLSRPKEVAEKRLTWGGWSQWTKQEI, encoded by the coding sequence GTGACGAAAAGTCCGATAGAGGAGTACGCCGAGTTTCGGGACGTAATCTGGGAGACCGACCCACACTACAAAGCGTTCTACGGCGCTCTCATTGAACTGAATACAGAGACCGACCGCGGCATCGCTTTGGTGCTGACCTCTTTTTTGGACAAGATCCTAGGCGAGGTGCTTTGCGCTTTTTTCATCGACAATGAAGCCACAAAGCTACTCCTCGTGGGATTCAACGCCCCATTGGGCACTTTCAACAGTAGGGTTGCCGCCTGTCATGCTTTGGGGCTCATAAGTGACGACGAGGCCGGGCGAATCAACATCATGCGCAAAGTGAGAAACGAGTTCGCTCACGAGATAGGAGTGAACTTCAACGAGGGCAGGGTGAAGGACCTCTGCAATAACCTTGCGGCTGACAGCGCCACAAAGCCGCGAGATAAATTCACACACGCTGGAATATCAATCCTGATACCACTGCTGAGCAGGCCTAAGGAAGTCGCAGAAAAGCGTCTCACTTGGGGCGGCTGGTCTCAATGGACAAAGCAAGAAATTTAA